Genomic window (Asticcacaulis excentricus CB 48):
TGGGGAAGTGCAGGAGGCACTCGCCTTCAACGAAGTGTCACTGCTGCGCCAGACGCATCAGAGCGCTAAACTACGCATTCTGATTGATGGCAAGGCGCGGCTGGAGGAACTGATCTGCGACGGCGCGTTGGTAGCGACGCCGGCCGGTTCAACCGCTTACAATCTGTCGGCGCACGGGCCAATCATCCCTCTCGATGCGCAGGCCCTCGCCCTGACCCCAATCAGCGCCTTCCGCCCCCGCCGCTGGCGCGGTGCTCTGCTGCCTCATTCGGCCAAGGTGCGCTTTGAGGTATTGGAGTGTGACAAGCGCCCGGTGGCGGCCTCGGCCGATACGTTCGAAGTGCGCCATATCCGTGAAGTAGAAGTCGTCGAGGCCCCAGAACTATCGGCGTCCATCCTGTTCGATGCCGGCAATGGCTATGACGAACGCGTATTGACAGAACAGTTTTCGAGCTGATTTTACCGTCCAAAGGTGAAAAAAGCTGGCTATTAGGGCTTCCTAAAGGGGTTTGGGGTATGGTTGACAAAACAGCACCACGGAAATAACCACGTCATGTCCGAAAAAGCCCAGGTCATTCAGATCCCCAACACTTTGCGCGCCAAGGTTGGTGGCAAGCTGGGTGCGCTTGATCCGGCCACGCTTGCCAAGGCGGAAGAAGCCCTGTCGTCTCTTTCCGATCAGTTCGACAACTGGCTGGATGATGAGGTCAACAAACTGGAAAAAGCGCAGGAGACCATCCGTAACGAAGGCCTCAGCGAAAAGAACGCCGAACAGCTCTATTTCCGCTGCCATGACCTCAAGGGGCTCGGCACCACCTATGGCTATCCGCTGATCACCCGCATCGCCGGTTCGGTGTGCAAGATGCTGGACGACGAGATTATTCGTTTGCAGTCGCCGCGCCTTCTGATCGACGCTCACGTTGATGCCATCCGCGCCGTTGTGCGCGGCAAGATCAAGGACGAAAACCATCCGGTGGGCGTAGCGCTGGCTGAAACGCTGGAAGCCCGTGTTAAGGAACATATGGACAAGTTCAAGGACTGAACCGCTTTCGGTCTAGTCACGAGAAAAACCCCGGTTCACACCGGGGTTTTTACATTTCAGGGGACTGATGTCAGTGCTTGACGACTGCTGCGGCGGCCAGCTTGACCTCGCTGAGGCCGAACAGGGTGTCCGGTAAAGCCCCAATGATAGCCGCCGAAAGGCAGGTGGCGACAAAACCGGCAAACAAAGCCTTCCACACCAGACTCAACACCTCTTCGCGACGCTCAGGCATCAGCACACCCAGCCCCGTGACCGTTATACCAACCGAGCCGATATTGGCGAACCCGCAAATGGCATAGGTCATCAGCATCCGCGTGCGCTCGCTCATATCCTCTGCCGGAATGGCACCCAGCTTGAGAAAGGCGACAAATTCGGTCAGGGTCAACTTGGTTCCGAGGATATAACCCGCCTTCTGCGCCTCTTCCCACGGCACGCCGATGATCCACGCCAGAGGCGCAAAAACAACCGACAGACCGCGTTCCAGCGATAAAGGCTCGCCCGCGACGTTCGGGAACATTCCCAGCAGGATATTCACCAGCGAGACGAAAGATACGAAGACGATCAGGATGGCGGAAATATTCATTACCACCATCAGGCCGTCCGCCGTGCCCTTGGAAATGGCGTCGATGGCGCTGTCGTATTTCAGCGACGAATTGTAATCGGCGACGACGCCGCCTTCGCCTTCTTTTTCAGGGACGATAATGCGCGACAACAGCACGCCTGCGGGAGCTGAAATGATCGAAGCGACCAGCACGTGACCCGCCGCATTGGGCAGGGTGGCCTTGAGGATAAGGGCGTAAGCGACCATAGTCGAGCCGGCCACCGTGGCCAGCCCTACCACCATCATCATGAACACTTCTGAGCGCGACAGCTTTGACAGATAGGCGCGAATAACGATGGGGCTTTCGATCATGCCTAGAAAAATATTGGTGGCCACCGCCAGTGCCGAAGCCCCGCCAAGGCCCATCGTCTTTTGAAACAGAAAGCCGAAGCCCTGCGTGATCCATTTAAGGATGTGCCAATGCCACAAAAGCGCCGACAGGGCCGAGATGACAAGGATCAGCGGCAGAACCTGAAAAGCAAAGACGAACAGGGCGCTCTGGTCCTGCACGGTGTAGGGCTGGGCACCGCCCCCCAAATAGCCAAAAACAAACTGCGTTCCCTGATTGGTCGCAGCTGCCAGAGCGTCCACGCCAGCATTCACGCTGTCGAGGACGGCCTGCGATTGCGGAAAACCGAAGAATAAAAACGCCAGAAGGACCTGAACCCCAATGGCACCGAGGGTCAGAAAGACCGGAAACTTTTTCTTGTTTTCCGAGAGCAGCCAGCAGGCTAGCAGCATGATCCCAATGCCCAGTATGCTCTGGACGTTTAGCATTCCGTAAGACGGCATGTACACTATCCCCTGGCGGCTCTGCACACGATTGCGCCGCCCAAACCGTAAATATCCGATAACCTTTGAAACCAAGGCAAGCGGTTTCTTCGTCTGGCTGAAACTATTTTCGCTATCCGCGACCCGCTATGACAAAAAGGCGACAAATCCAGATGACAAATCACCCTATGCCCCTGTAGTCTCGCTACAAACCGGCCCTAAGACGCCGCCCATAACAAGGACAGGACTTATAAAGTGAGCCCTCAGCCCGGTCTTAATGACGCCGTCGTTCGCCATCTGCTGGTTGTTGACGATGATGATCGCATCCGTACCCTGCTCAAGGAGTTCCTGTCGCGTCAGGGCTTCCGCGTCACCGCCGCCGCCCATGCCGACGCCGCCAAGCGGATGCTACAACTTCTGGATTTCGACCTCCTGATCCTCGACGTGATGATGCCGGGCGAAGATGGCTTCTCGCTGTCGAAATGGGTGCGGCAGCATTCCAATGTTCCCATCCTCATCCTGACGGCGCGTGGCCTGCCAGACGACCGCATCATGGGGCTCAGTTTAGGGGCGGATGACTATTTGTCGAAGCCGTTTGAGCCGCAGGAACTCTTGCTTCGGATTGAGGCCATTCTGCGTCGCACAGGTGTCAAGCCTGCTCTGCCGAAGACGATCAGCATGGGTCAGATCACCTTCGACCTGGAACGCGCCGAACTGACGCGAAATGGCGCGATGGTGCGCCTGACAGAGGCAGAGGCGCAGCTTCTGAAATACCTCGCCGAACGCGCCAATGTGCCCGTTGACCGTATGGACCTGGCAAAAGACAGCGTCGATACTACTGGTCGCGCCGTGGATGTACAGGTCACCCGCTTGCGCCGCAAGATCGAGCCGGACCCCAAGAACCCGCGCTACCTGCAAACCGTGCGCGGCAAAGGCTATATGCTGGCACCCGATTAAAGCAACTCCCTCCCTGCTCGCGAGGAGGGAGGACAACGAAGTGGTGGGTGGGGCAAACCACGCAAAGACATGCCCCTTCCGGCGCAGACCAACTGCGCCACCTCCCCCGCCTTCAAGGGGAGGAGGATCGATTGAATGCGCATACCCCGTCTCAAATTCTGGCCCCAGGCCATCAAGCGCAAGATCCCGAAGACACTGTGGGGCCGCGCCCTACTGATCATCGTCCTGCCCGTCGCCTTGATGCAGGTGGCCGTGACCTGGGCCTTTTTCGACATGCACTGGGAAACCGTCACCGCCAAGCTATCGGAAGGCCTGGTCGGCGATGTCGCCTGGGCCGTCGATACTTACAAGGCCGACCCGACGCCGCAGACCATGGCCACCATCTCCGCCGCTGCGCAAAAATCGATGCAGCTGTCCATCGTCTACCAGCCCGGCCGCGCTCTGCCCGAAAACCGTCGACGCAATGCCTGGGCTGCGCTCGACCGGTCGCTGAAACGCGCGCTCAATGAGCAACTGGATGACCCTTTCTGGTTTGACACTACCCGATATGCCGGATCCGTCGATATCCGCGTAAAAGTGAAAGACGGTGTCATCCGGGTGATTGCGCCGCGTGAGCGCGCTTTCGCCACCCGTGCCCATATCTTCGTACTGTGGATGACCGGCGCGACCCTGCTTTTGACCGCCGTGTCGATCCTTTTCATCCGCAATCAGGTGCGCGCCATCGAGCGTCTGTCCGTCGCGGCCGAAAAGTTCGGACGCGGGGAAGACGACCCCAACTTCAAGCCCTATGGTGCGGCCGAAGTGCGGGCGGCGGCACAGAACTTCCTCAAGATGAAGTCGCGCATTCAGCGTTATATCGAACAACGCACCACGCTTCTCGCCTCGGTCAGCCACGATCTGCGCACGCCCTTGACGCGCTTGAAGCTGGAACTGGCCATGGCCCCGCCCGATCCGGCGAATGAACGCATGAAGCAGGACGTTTCCGAAATGGCCTATATGATCGACGAATATCTGGCCTTTGCGCGCGGCGAAATGCAGGAAAGCCCACAGACCACGTCGGTCAACGCTCTGCTGGAAACCGTCGTGGATGGTGCCCGCCGCGCCGGACATCAGCCGGAGTTTGTCCCGCTGTCTGAAGACGTTCAAACCTCGATTCGAGTCATGGCGCTCAGCCGCGCCCTGTCTAATCTGGTGATGAACGGCTTTCACTACGCCACTCAGGTGCACGTCTCGGCCGAAATCGAGCATAAACCGGGCGGTAAACAGTCGCTGCACATCTATGTCGATGATGACGGCCCCGGCATCCCGCCCGAAAAGCGCGAAGAGGCTCTCAAGCCTTTTTCACGTCTTGATGATGCACGCAATCAGAACAAGAAGGGCGTGGGCCTCGGCCTGGCCATCGCGCGCGATACGGTGCGCAGCCACGGCGGCGAACTGAACCTCGACCAGAGCCCACTGGGCGGCCTGCGCGCCGATATAGGCATACCGCTTATTTAACCGGTTTGCGACAGACGGCTTCGATATTGTGCCCGTCCGGATCAAGAACAAAGGCGCCGTAATAGTCCGGATGATAATGGGCGCGGATGCCGGGCGCTCCGTTGTCACGTCCTCCCGCCGCCATCGCTGCCGCGTAGAAGGCGTCCACGGCCTCACGTGTTTCGGCCACCACCGCCACGTGCAGATGGTCCGTCGGTTTGCCGTCGCTCAGCCACAGATAGGGCTTGTGCGTGCCAAAGCCCGTTCCCCACGGCCCGTCCATGACGATCCGATAACCCAGCGGGGCAAAGGCCGCCTCGTAGAAGCGCTTGCTCTGCGTGCGGTCGGACACAAACAGATTCATATGGTCGATCATGATGTCAGGCCTTTCTGTGGCGGGCTTGAAGATTCAATTAACCGTGTTTTCTAACCCTTTATTGACCATATGGGCCCATTGTGCACGCTAAAGCCGAAAAAAATGATCGGCTTGCCCAGAACAGAAGGTTCCCAATGGCCAAGGCCTCTACGCATCGAACGGTTGCCCGTTCCCGCGCCCCGTTGAAGGCGTGCGGTGAGTGCAATCTGTGCTGTAAGGTCTATGACGTCGAGGACGTCGGTAAAAAGGCCGGGAAGCTATGCAGCCACACCCGCGAAAACGCCGGTTGCGGCATCTGGGGACTTCACCCGCAAATCTGTCAGGATTTCAAATGTCTGTGGCTGAAACACGATGACCTGAATGGTCTGTGGCGGCCCAATATAGCGGGCTTTGTCCTGCGCCTTGAACCGAACGGCACGACGCTGAATGTCGATGTGGACCCGGCGCGCCCGGATTCGTGGCGGCAGGCCCCATACTACGCGCAGTTCAAGCTGTGGGGCGAAGGCATCCTGCGGAACGAAAGCCTTGTGGTCGTCTATGCCCCCGAAGGCCTCTATGTGGTCACGCCTGACGAAGACCTGTTCCTGCGCCAGCCGAGACGTGGCGACATACTGGAAACCGGCATGGAAATGACGCTGTTCGGCCCCCGCGCCTTTGCCCGCGTCGTACCCGCCGCCAGAGGCCGTGACGCGCTACGCGCTTAAGACTTTAGCCACGAAAAGCACTAGATCATTATGATTTCTGGTAGAAACATAATGATCTAGATTTTTGTTTAGCCCCTCGCCGGGCGGTGGCTCGCGCCACCTTGGCCGCGGCCTCAAGGGCGGCTTGAGCGGACTGATTCCATTAGAAATCATTCCGCTTTAAAACACAAAAACCACCAAAAGAACGCGAAGCGCCTACAAGAGTATAAGGCCCTGCGGGCCGGTTACTTTTCGTGGCTTTTCGTGTTTTTGTGGCCAACACATAAGGCCTCTCCGTGCAAGCGGAGAGGCCTTTTCGGTTTTAGTCCTGTTCGACGCTGCCCGCACCGCTGATGCGCGTGTCAAGCTGCGCCGGACGGGTTTGCAGATCGACATTGCCCGAACCCGACACATCGACCTTGACCTTGCCGGTCGGGGCGATGGTGGCATCCCCTGAGCCAGAGATGCTGACATCGGCGTCTTCGACGCTGAGGCCGGACAGGTCGGCTTCGCCCGCGCCGGTGATGTCGAGCTTCAGCGCCTTGGCCTTGCCTGTCACCTCGGCTGAGCCCGAGCCACTGATGCGCAGATCAATGGTTGGCTGATCATAGGCGCTGACCCGGAGGTCACCAGAGCCGGAAATCTCGAAATCCTTCACCGAAGGTGCGGTGATAACGATCTTCAGTTCGTCGCTGGCGTGGGCTTCGATATGACCCGGCCCGAAGCGGAACTGCACCACTTTTTCAACATCTGCCCCGTCGGCCAAATAGAGGCGGCCGTTTTCAAGACGCACCCGGTCGGTCAGGGCCTTAGGGCCATTGACGGTCACCGAAGGCGTGGCCCCTTGGGTGTAGACCACCTCTGCCGGGACTTCGATTTTGAGCTGTTCACTGCCACTCCAGACGAGGGTGCGTGTCACGGTGGGTGCGATTTCGGTCTTGGTCGTTTTCATGAAACGAATGTGCTTGTCACCGGCCTCCGACAGGGTCCACACCCCGCCGTTTTTGGCGATGTCATGGCTGGCTAGGCCGGCGGCACCGGCGAGACACGCGACCGACAGGACGAAGGCGGAGCCGGAAATAATGGCAAGTTTGCGGATCATCATGGTCTTCCCTCCTCCGATCAGGCGTTTTGCGCGTCAAGCGCGGGTTTCAGCAGGCGATAGTGCAGACGGGCGTACCAGACGAGGCCGTTGACCAGCCACACGCTGACGATAGCCGTCAGGCCGGCGATGGTGACGGCCAGAGCCATCCCGCCGACGCCGCCCAGAAGCGCAGCAAACACACCGCCCGGCATCCAGAAAGCCCCGGTCGCGAAGACGACGCCGCTGGCGATAAAGATACCGATGGCGCTCATGAAGAAGCCAAACAGGGTGCCGATGACGCCCATCAGCAGCGGCAGCAGGATCAGGATGTCGATGGCCCCAAGCCCCAGAACGGCGAACACCGCGCTGATCGCCGAAGACGGCGACTTGGTGTCTTCCCACTGTTTCAGGCCAATTTCGGCCCGCAGTTCGCGCGCCAGACGCGCTGGATCACCCAGGGCAGATGCCACTTCGGCTTCGCTGCGACCGGCAGCCACGCCGTCCGTGAAATGGGCTTCGTAGTCGGCGACCACATCGGCGATGGAAGCGGCGGGCAGGCCCGTCAGGCCCTGCTTCAACCGGTTGATAAATTCGTTGCGGGTCATGTCCCTTACCCCTCTTGCGTTTCGGTGTGAGCCGCTTGCGGCTCAGGCGGTGCGGCGTCGAGCAGCGCATCGACGCTGCGGGCAAAGCCGCGCCATTCGGCGGCCTGCGCCGCCAACGCGGCGTGCCCGGCCTCGGTCAGACGATAATATTTGCGCGACGGGCCCGATGAGGATTCGACCAGTCGCGTATCGACCAGCCCGTCGGTCTGCATCCGCCGCATCAGCGGATAGATGGTGCCTTCGCCCATGCCGATGGCGTCGGACAGGGTCGAGGCGATCTCATAGGCGTAGCTCTCGTTGCGGGCCAGTAGCGCCAGCACGCACAGGCCGAGCACGCCTTTCTTCAGTTGAATGTCAATGGTTTCAGCCATCTCCGGTTTCCTTTCGACGGAGCCGTGTGCGCCCCGTGATGAAGAGGTGTATATGACAAGCTACTATTTATTACAAGCTACCATTTTAAAACATGTACCATTTGTAATGTAGTAGCCATCACCAACAGGTAGCTTGTCAAAGTCGCCTCCTTGCCGCCTTGCACACACAGAACCGGCTTGGGGCTCGACACCTGCCCGCGAAAGGCGCAAATGAGGGCACATGACTCACGATCCCCTTGCCCTCCCCGATGCCCCAAAAGCCAACTGGGTTGATCTCTATGCACCCGCCCCCCTGCGCCCGTGGCTGAGACTGGGGCGTTTCGACCGCCCCATCGGTATCTGGCTGCTGTTCCTGCCGGGCGCGATGGGACTGGTTTTCGGTGCCGCTGATCCGTTGTCGCCGGAGGTGGCCTATAAGCTGGTCCTGTTTGCGCTGGGTTCCGCTTTGATGCGCGGGGCGGGCTGCGCCTATAATGACTTTGTGGATCGCGATTTCGATGCGCAGGTCGAGCGCACGCGTTTGCGCCCTATCCCGTCCGGACAGATCAGCCCCAAACAGGCGTTGCTGTTCGTCGCCCTCTCCGCGCTGATCAGCCTTGTGATCCTCCTGCAACTGGGCCCGACCGCCATCTGGCTGGGGGTGGCGTCGCT
Coding sequences:
- a CDS encoding VOC family protein, with protein sequence MIDHMNLFVSDRTQSKRFYEAAFAPLGYRIVMDGPWGTGFGTHKPYLWLSDGKPTDHLHVAVVAETREAVDAFYAAAMAAGGRDNGAPGIRAHYHPDYYGAFVLDPDGHNIEAVCRKPVK
- a CDS encoding response regulator produces the protein MSPQPGLNDAVVRHLLVVDDDDRIRTLLKEFLSRQGFRVTAAAHADAAKRMLQLLDFDLLILDVMMPGEDGFSLSKWVRQHSNVPILILTARGLPDDRIMGLSLGADDYLSKPFEPQELLLRIEAILRRTGVKPALPKTISMGQITFDLERAELTRNGAMVRLTEAEAQLLKYLAERANVPVDRMDLAKDSVDTTGRAVDVQVTRLRRKIEPDPKNPRYLQTVRGKGYMLAPD
- a CDS encoding DUF1700 domain-containing protein; its protein translation is MTRNEFINRLKQGLTGLPAASIADVVADYEAHFTDGVAAGRSEAEVASALGDPARLARELRAEIGLKQWEDTKSPSSAISAVFAVLGLGAIDILILLPLLMGVIGTLFGFFMSAIGIFIASGVVFATGAFWMPGGVFAALLGGVGGMALAVTIAGLTAIVSVWLVNGLVWYARLHYRLLKPALDAQNA
- a CDS encoding PadR family transcriptional regulator, giving the protein MAETIDIQLKKGVLGLCVLALLARNESYAYEIASTLSDAIGMGEGTIYPLMRRMQTDGLVDTRLVESSSGPSRKYYRLTEAGHAALAAQAAEWRGFARSVDALLDAAPPEPQAAHTETQEG
- a CDS encoding GIN domain-containing protein, with protein sequence MMIRKLAIISGSAFVLSVACLAGAAGLASHDIAKNGGVWTLSEAGDKHIRFMKTTKTEIAPTVTRTLVWSGSEQLKIEVPAEVVYTQGATPSVTVNGPKALTDRVRLENGRLYLADGADVEKVVQFRFGPGHIEAHASDELKIVITAPSVKDFEISGSGDLRVSAYDQPTIDLRISGSGSAEVTGKAKALKLDITGAGEADLSGLSVEDADVSISGSGDATIAPTGKVKVDVSGSGNVDLQTRPAQLDTRISGAGSVEQD
- a CDS encoding NupC/NupG family nucleoside CNT transporter, with the translated sequence MPSYGMLNVQSILGIGIMLLACWLLSENKKKFPVFLTLGAIGVQVLLAFLFFGFPQSQAVLDSVNAGVDALAAATNQGTQFVFGYLGGGAQPYTVQDQSALFVFAFQVLPLILVISALSALLWHWHILKWITQGFGFLFQKTMGLGGASALAVATNIFLGMIESPIVIRAYLSKLSRSEVFMMMVVGLATVAGSTMVAYALILKATLPNAAGHVLVASIISAPAGVLLSRIIVPEKEGEGGVVADYNSSLKYDSAIDAISKGTADGLMVVMNISAILIVFVSFVSLVNILLGMFPNVAGEPLSLERGLSVVFAPLAWIIGVPWEEAQKAGYILGTKLTLTEFVAFLKLGAIPAEDMSERTRMLMTYAICGFANIGSVGITVTGLGVLMPERREEVLSLVWKALFAGFVATCLSAAIIGALPDTLFGLSEVKLAAAAVVKH
- a CDS encoding ATP-binding protein; protein product: MRIPRLKFWPQAIKRKIPKTLWGRALLIIVLPVALMQVAVTWAFFDMHWETVTAKLSEGLVGDVAWAVDTYKADPTPQTMATISAAAQKSMQLSIVYQPGRALPENRRRNAWAALDRSLKRALNEQLDDPFWFDTTRYAGSVDIRVKVKDGVIRVIAPRERAFATRAHIFVLWMTGATLLLTAVSILFIRNQVRAIERLSVAAEKFGRGEDDPNFKPYGAAEVRAAAQNFLKMKSRIQRYIEQRTTLLASVSHDLRTPLTRLKLELAMAPPDPANERMKQDVSEMAYMIDEYLAFARGEMQESPQTTSVNALLETVVDGARRAGHQPEFVPLSEDVQTSIRVMALSRALSNLVMNGFHYATQVHVSAEIEHKPGGKQSLHIYVDDDGPGIPPEKREEALKPFSRLDDARNQNKKGVGLGLAIARDTVRSHGGELNLDQSPLGGLRADIGIPLI
- a CDS encoding NAD kinase, which encodes MPLKLAFTASERPEAQAACAVLRKRYGESNDPDVIVALGGDGWLLECVHAHFRDERPIFGMNMGSIGFLLNEYRESDLMARIESAEQTRISPLRMTATNGRGEVQEALAFNEVSLLRQTHQSAKLRILIDGKARLEELICDGALVATPAGSTAYNLSAHGPIIPLDAQALALTPISAFRPRRWRGALLPHSAKVRFEVLECDKRPVAASADTFEVRHIREVEVVEAPELSASILFDAGNGYDERVLTEQFSS